The Bacillus sp. B-jedd sequence ATTACGGCCACCGATTCGTGAAGCGCCTGCTCTATTTCCTTGGAATGGACGGTAATCGTCCTTGGAAGCCCGCTGACCATATCACGGCCGCGAATTTCCATTGATTCATTCCTGGAGCCAGGGAATACAGTCGCGATATTGATTTTAATATCCTCCGATGTACGTTCCCCGATCAGCAGCTTGTATTCGCGTTTAATATAGCTGAGAATTTCCGCATCAAATTTATCGCCGGCCATTTTGATAGAGGAGGAAGTAACGATATCACCCATGGAAAGAACGGCAACGTCTGTTGTTCCTCCGCCGATATCGACAACCATGTTGCCGCTTGGCTGGAAAATGTCCATGCCGGCGCCAATCGCGGCCACTTTCGGCTCTTCTTCAAGATAGATTTTCTTGCCGCCGCTCTTTTCGGCTGCTTCCCTGATCGCTTTTTGCTCGACGCTCGTTACGTTGGTCGGGCAGCAGATCAGGATGCGTGGTTTCGATAAAAATCCTTTAACATCAAGTTTATTAATGAAATATTTAAGCATAGCTTCTGTAACATCGAAATCTGCGATGACGCCATCCTTTAACGGCCTGATGGCAACAATATTGCCCGGTGTACGGCCGACCATGCGGCGGGCTTCCTCGCCGACTGCGAGCACCCTGTTCGTATTTTTATCAATGGCAACGACCGACGGCTCATTCAAAACAATTCCACGGCCTTTTACGTGAATCAGCACGTTAGCCGTACCCAGATCAATCCCTATATCCCTTGCAAACATTGCTTCTTTCTTCCTCCTTGAAAAACGGATTCCACATACTGTCCTAATTGCTTATTGTATCATAATGATTCCGTTTTCCATACCTTTTCCGGGCACTTCTGCAAAATTTTGACGAAATTTGTTAAATCTTTAGGAAGAAAGTTGTTATTTGACAGGCTCGCTTTCCGCCTCTTCTTTCTGGTACTTCATCTTCGTGGCTTCCCCGCCCCGTAAATGGCGGATCGATTTATGATAATCAAGGATTTCCTTCACTTCGTTTGCAAGCTCCGGACTGATTTCAGGCAATCTTTCTGTCAAATCTTTATGGACTGTACTTTTGGATACGCCGAATTCCTTCGCAATCACGCGAACTGTTTTCCTCGTCTCCACGATATACTTTCCAATCTTGATAGTTCTCTCTTTGATGTAATCGTGCACACCACTCGCCCTCCCTTAGGTTGGATGTGAGAAGTGTGAAATGAGACCCGCTTATCTCTTCGACGAAATACTGCCTTCCGCACCCACTCTTTTCAAAATCTTTTGACATAGGTGCCAGGTTCACCGGCCTCCAGATGTCTCTCCGGGTACGGCAGAAAGCATCCGCCCTTTTGCAAAAAAAGCGCTTCGCTTTCTGACCCTATAAGGTCTAAACAGATCCACAGCTAAATACACATAGTCCCCAAACGACTCTTCACCTCAAACACTCTCTTGTACAGGTTTGTAACAGTTTATTAGCTTGGATAGGCGAATATGCACACCGGACAAGGAGTGGCGGGAAGTTTTTCGAAAATTGGGCGGTTTGCCTGTGCGGAATGAGGAATGCTTTCACACAGAAATAGAGGGGAAGGGACTGTAAAAAGAGTTATGGAGGATGGAATTTCGCGCAAAAAAGCTGTTCCTCCGCATGAGGGAACAGCTTTACTTTTCCGGCATTAATTTTATTGCCAGGCTTCTTCGAGGATATCCCTGAACAGCTTATTCAATTCTGGGGTAGGGTCCTCAACCTTTAAATGCAGTGATTCCGCATAGTTTTCGAGCCTGACTAGTTCCCTGTCCAGGAATACGTTGATCACATCGATTCTTGTTTCAAGGTTCAGCTCATCCCCGGCCATTTTCCGTTTAAGCAGTAAATCAATTTCATTCTTCAGCGCGCCATCAGGCAAAAGCTCCTCAACCAGTGTCCGAAACTCCATCGGCGGAAAAGAGCCGCGCTCCTCAATCCATTTAGCCGCTAAAACCGGCCGAAGAACATAAAAGTACTTCTTGATTTTAACATTCTCGCCCTGAAGGTACTCCCGGTAGTTCCCTTTAGCCATATTTAAATAATGATAAATGCCCGAAACTGGCGAGAAAACAGCCTTGCTTAATTCGCTTAGCTTCTGAACCGCTGTGCCGGATTGATAATACACGATCCCAGACCTGAGCCATTCGAGTAAAGGCGGATTTGATTTTCTGAACAACCTCAGCGCCTTTGTCAGCTCCCAACCGCTTACATCCAGCAAGTCATCAACCGGAATGGAAATCCGGTCATGCTTCGGAACCTCAATCACATCCCGCTTTTTATCAATCGACAAATACCAATCCAGTTTATGCACATATAGAAAGCGGACATCATAATCACTGTCCTGTGACGGGAATCCCCATGCTCTGCTGCCTGATTCGCAGGCGTAGAGGATTTTGACATCGTGGTCCTTTTCAATCGACTCAAGCACATCTGTGATATGTTCTTTCATTTTCATGGCCCCCTTTTAATACGCTTTTTAGGCGTGCAGATTAACTAGTTCACCTTGTGTACTTCACTAGGTATTTAACTATGGTATTGTGCGGAAACCTAGTAGGGGTCTGACGCTTACTATAATTTGTAGTGAATTTTCACTAGTGATTATTGCCATGTTAAACGAAAGTTAACTAGTCCGCCTTGCGTACTTCACTAGTTACATGACTATATTTTTGGGCTAAAACCTAGTAGGGGTCAGGCCCTTACTATATTCGGCAAGTTTTGTAGTGAATTTTCACTAGTGATTATTACCATGTTAAACGAAAGTTAACTAGTCCGCCTTGCACGTTTCACTAGTTACATGACTATGTTTTTGTGCAAAAAACTAGTAGGCGTCAGACGCCTACTATATTAGTCAAATTTTGTAGTGAATTTTCACTAGTTAATCACGACCTTTATACTTCGAATTCACTAGTTACGTGACGATATTTTCGTACAGAAACCGCACAAGTTAACATCAATTCAAATTAAAAAGGACTGGAGCAGCAAAACTGCCCCGTCCCTTATTTCTGTATTGCGTTTTTGATTCCCTTCAAAGCAGTTATTTCACACCCTCGAAAACCTTCTTCACAATTTTCGCCGGTACCCCGGAACCGCCCCGGTCGAGGACGTTCTCGACCATCATCGCGACAAGCAGGTCACCCTTTTCCGCATTATAAGCGACGAACCATCCGTTTTCTTTTCCTTTTTCACCTTGGTTATCCTTGATCTCGGCCGTGCCGGTCTTTCCGGACAGCGGGTAACCAGGTATCTCGGCGGCCTTCGCTGTACCACCAGCAACGACCTTTCTGAGAATCGGCCCAACCGTCGCGGCCGCTTCAGGACTGATTGCCTGCTCATGCAAAACTTGACTCTTTGCATCATCAAGCTGCAGCACCGGCTTGATCATATTGCCGTTATTCAAGAACGGAGTATAGGCGGCCGCTAAATGGACAATGTTCATCTCCAACTGCGCCTGGCCGTATCCGGCATCGGCCAGCAGCATTTCCTCATCAAGCGATCCTGTCTGCGACGCGTTCAGCGGGAACGGATAACCGAAATCCTCTCCGAAGCCAAGATTCTTCATACCCTCGGCGAATTTCTCCTTGCCAAGCTTCAAGGCAGTTTGGGCAAAATAAATATTGTCAGACAGCATCAGCGCTTTTTCAAGGTTTACATTGTCCGCCTCCGTCACCCTTGTGACATTATAGCCGCCCCATGAAGAATCCTTCTGCCACTTCTTTCCTTTCACGTTCATCATATCAGCAGGATTGATCGCCTTTGCTGTAAGCGCGGTGCCCGCCACGAGCGGCTTGATGACCGAACCTGGCGCATACTTCCTGTTAAAGCGGGTGAGGAGCGGCTGTGCAGGATCTTCATTCAGCTTTTTTCTCTCATCCGCCGACATGCCGAGCACATAATTATTCGGATCAAAAGTCGGCATGCTGACAAGCGCGAGCGTTTCACCGGTTTTCGGATTGATGGCCGCTGCCGCTCCCTGCTCGCCCTTCATTTCATTCGTAATTTTGGCCTGCAGCTCCGCATCAACAGTCAACTTCACCGGCTGCCCATTGACGACCTGCTTTTCAGCCAAAACTTCCTCTCCCCCGGCTTCCTGCTTAATCAGAATCCGGATGCCCGGTTCTCCTCGCAACTGTTCCTCAAACATCTGTTCAAGACCGCGCTTTCCAATCAAATCGCCGCTGGAGTACCCTTTATCCTTCAGCTTTTCCAAATCTTCCGCTGTTGCCGCTCCAACATAGCCAATCAAATGGGCAGCCGCTTCCCCGTACGGATAAATGCGCGCCTCCACCCTCTTCGTCTGGACCGGCTCCAGCTTAATCAGCTCATTAACCAGCGCATCTTCTATCGGAATCTTTTTAAGCGGGACAAAATACTCCGGCTTTACCCAGCTCGCCGTGACAGCCTTTTCAATGCTTTCTTCCGGCATATTCAGTAGCTTGGACAGCTGTTTTTTCGTCTCGGCTTCCTTACCCGCCATATCCTTCGGGACTACCCCTACCTCATAAACATCACCCGTCGTCGCGAGCGGTTTGCCGTTCCTGTCAAAAATTTCGCCCCTGACCGGCTGCTGGGTCACAATTGAGATTTTGTCCCCTTTGCCGAGCTGCGGGAAAATATAATTGGTATTCCAATCAACATACCAATTTTCTTTCTTGTCACGTTCTTCTTTTACAAGGAAGGCATCATGCCCGAACTCAATCGGCCCGGCAATGCTGTCCATTTTTGCCGTAAAGCCATAGCTCGCTTCTTCACCCTCGCCCTGCTTGTCCTCCTTCGGCTTCTTGAAACTCACCTTCAGGTCCTTGATTTGCAGGTCGCCGTAAATTTTCTTATACCTGTCTGTAAACTCCTGTTTGCTGACAGATGCTTTAGCGTCTTTTGATAAATAATCATACATTTTGTCAAAATCCTGCTTGTTCCATAGGTCGATGTAACGGGAAAAACGGTCCGCGGGCTGGGGCTTCTCCGTGCAGCCCGCAAGCGCCGCAGCAAGAATGACCGCCATTATGATCCCAAGTAGCCTTTTCATCTCCCATTCCCCCTTACGCTGTTTTTTTCCATTTTACCACACAAAAAGCGGAAGCCTGTAAGCAGAAACTCCGAGCGCGGAGGCGAAGCCATTTTGCCAAAAGGGATAGCCTCCTGGTTAATCACGAAAATCCTGCTTCGTGGGCGAAGCCATTATGCAAAAAGAAATTGCCCGTAAGCGCAAAAAAAGAGAGGGGCAGCCCTCTCTTCAATAAGTTACAATTATGAATTGCTATTGTCTTCTTTTTTATCACTTGATCCATCAGATGGAGCACGTTCGCCGTCTTCGCTTTCACCGGCGCTTTCTTCATCCGCAGGTGCGTTGCTCTTTTCAGCCTCGTCCTCGAACTTCGCCTGTTGCAGCACGCTTAGCGGCTTGTCGAAGTAATCGTTCGGATTGACCGCGACGCCATCCTTGCGAATTTCAAAGTGGACATGGACGCCCGCTTTTTCATTCAGCTGGCTTTGGCCGGCAGACGCGAGCACATCGCCTTTGTCAACCTGGTCACCGACTGTTACCTTCACATCTTTAACAGATTGATATTGTGTTACAATACCTGTATCATGCTGGATTTCAATGACATTGCCAAGCAGGGAATCTTCCTCTACCTTCGTGACTGTCCCGCTAAGTGCGGCTAAAACCTCGAACTCGGAACCGTCTTTCATGGCGATATTCAGACCAGTGTTCGGTACATATGTGTCCTTGTATTGGACGAGTGCCGCTTCCTGATCTTCCGCTTTCGCGTTGTTGTCATAGAATCGTTTCTGGATGACAGCTTCTTCCTTATTCTTCACCGGCATCGCGAAATTTTCCATCGACTTGTTTACCACAAGCGAAGGCTCATTGAACTTCTTCTTGGCATTTTCAGTCGTTTTATAATTGAATTTGTCCGCTGAATTGCCGCTGCTTTGATACCAAAGGACACCAGTCAGAATAATTGCTGCACTTGCAATGTAGATTGCCGGAACGACCCAGCGCTTCTTGAAAAACCGTTTAAAACCTTGAGAAGATCGCTTTTTTTCTTCCTCTCTCATTTTCATCACCTCAGCAATCATTCTGAACACAATGGTAGAATTATATACATCGGCGACAAATTATTTTTTGAAAAAACCATCACTTTTATGCACAAAAAGGAGAAATTTTATGAAAACCGCTGTCAAATGGGTAGCGAGCCTGCTCCCCTTCATCTATATGGCGATGATTTGGATCATGTCCAGCCTGCCAAGCAACCACTTTGTCGAGCTCCCCGACTCGCAAATCGACCGCACTATCAAAGAATCGCTCCACTTAGTAGAGTTCGCGATTTTATACGGGCTTTTCGTGATCGCCTCACTCACTGGCAAAAGAAAGTTCAAGAGAAGCATCAACATGCTCCTGGCGGCCGCTGCTGCCCTCTACGGGCTCACAGATGAAATCCACCAATCATTTTACCCCTACCGCTCCGCATCGCTCTTTGACCTCTTCAAAGACGTCCTCGGGATAGCGGTTGTTTACTACTTCGTGAACGGCGCGCTGTTTCGTGGGAAGTTCCCGCGGCTGCGGCGACTGCTGGAGAAATGGCGGGGGTATGCAGGGCGGGGGTGATGAGTGCGTTCGGGGCAATTTTTTCATCGCCGCCCCATTTGGTTCGCGGTTTGTGGCGGATCAGAGGGGCTGGCGCTTTTTCAAACGGAATCCGTGTTGACGTATATCATTTTCATCCGCAGATCCTCCATCCACTCCGATTTGA is a genomic window containing:
- a CDS encoding penicillin-binding transpeptidase domain-containing protein; this translates as MKRLLGIIMAVILAAALAGCTEKPQPADRFSRYIDLWNKQDFDKMYDYLSKDAKASVSKQEFTDRYKKIYGDLQIKDLKVSFKKPKEDKQGEGEEASYGFTAKMDSIAGPIEFGHDAFLVKEERDKKENWYVDWNTNYIFPQLGKGDKISIVTQQPVRGEIFDRNGKPLATTGDVYEVGVVPKDMAGKEAETKKQLSKLLNMPEESIEKAVTASWVKPEYFVPLKKIPIEDALVNELIKLEPVQTKRVEARIYPYGEAAAHLIGYVGAATAEDLEKLKDKGYSSGDLIGKRGLEQMFEEQLRGEPGIRILIKQEAGGEEVLAEKQVVNGQPVKLTVDAELQAKITNEMKGEQGAAAAINPKTGETLALVSMPTFDPNNYVLGMSADERKKLNEDPAQPLLTRFNRKYAPGSVIKPLVAGTALTAKAINPADMMNVKGKKWQKDSSWGGYNVTRVTEADNVNLEKALMLSDNIYFAQTALKLGKEKFAEGMKNLGFGEDFGYPFPLNASQTGSLDEEMLLADAGYGQAQLEMNIVHLAAAYTPFLNNGNMIKPVLQLDDAKSQVLHEQAISPEAAATVGPILRKVVAGGTAKAAEIPGYPLSGKTGTAEIKDNQGEKGKENGWFVAYNAEKGDLLVAMMVENVLDRGGSGVPAKIVKKVFEGVK
- a CDS encoding nucleotidyltransferase domain-containing protein, whose translation is MKEHITDVLESIEKDHDVKILYACESGSRAWGFPSQDSDYDVRFLYVHKLDWYLSIDKKRDVIEVPKHDRISIPVDDLLDVSGWELTKALRLFRKSNPPLLEWLRSGIVYYQSGTAVQKLSELSKAVFSPVSGIYHYLNMAKGNYREYLQGENVKIKKYFYVLRPVLAAKWIEERGSFPPMEFRTLVEELLPDGALKNEIDLLLKRKMAGDELNLETRIDVINVFLDRELVRLENYAESLHLKVEDPTPELNKLFRDILEEAWQ
- a CDS encoding rod shape-determining protein, which codes for MFARDIGIDLGTANVLIHVKGRGIVLNEPSVVAIDKNTNRVLAVGEEARRMVGRTPGNIVAIRPLKDGVIADFDVTEAMLKYFINKLDVKGFLSKPRILICCPTNVTSVEQKAIREAAEKSGGKKIYLEEEPKVAAIGAGMDIFQPSGNMVVDIGGGTTDVAVLSMGDIVTSSSIKMAGDKFDAEILSYIKREYKLLIGERTSEDIKINIATVFPGSRNESMEIRGRDMVSGLPRTITVHSKEIEQALHESVAVIVQAAKSVLERTPPELSADIIDRGVILTGGGALLHGIDQLLAEELKVPVLIAENPMDCVAIGTGIMLDNIDRIARRKLG
- the spoIIID gene encoding sporulation transcriptional regulator SpoIIID — encoded protein: MHDYIKERTIKIGKYIVETRKTVRVIAKEFGVSKSTVHKDLTERLPEISPELANEVKEILDYHKSIRHLRGGEATKMKYQKEEAESEPVK
- a CDS encoding M23 family metallopeptidase — its product is MREEEKKRSSQGFKRFFKKRWVVPAIYIASAAIILTGVLWYQSSGNSADKFNYKTTENAKKKFNEPSLVVNKSMENFAMPVKNKEEAVIQKRFYDNNAKAEDQEAALVQYKDTYVPNTGLNIAMKDGSEFEVLAALSGTVTKVEEDSLLGNVIEIQHDTGIVTQYQSVKDVKVTVGDQVDKGDVLASAGQSQLNEKAGVHVHFEIRKDGVAVNPNDYFDKPLSVLQQAKFEDEAEKSNAPADEESAGESEDGERAPSDGSSDKKEDNSNS
- a CDS encoding VanZ family protein, with the protein product MKTAVKWVASLLPFIYMAMIWIMSSLPSNHFVELPDSQIDRTIKESLHLVEFAILYGLFVIASLTGKRKFKRSINMLLAAAAALYGLTDEIHQSFYPYRSASLFDLFKDVLGIAVVYYFVNGALFRGKFPRLRRLLEKWRGYAGRG